Part of the Tidjanibacter massiliensis genome is shown below.
CAGGTCGTTGATGACCATATGCCTTACGATACCGCCCTTGTCGATAAGGAAAAGCCCGCGGTAGGCTACGGGAGCACCGCCCTCGAACAGGAGTTCATCCTCTTCACCCGACAGATACTCTCCACCGAGGACGCCGTAATTCTCGGAGATGGTTTTCGTCGTATCGGCGATTATCGGATACTTCACCCCTTCGATACCGCCTCTGTTTCTGGGCTGGCCGAGCCAGGCCAGGTGGGAATACTCCGAATCAACCGAACAGCCTACTACCTGTACGCCGCGGGCCTCGAATTCGCCCAGTTTCTCCTGGAACGCATGCAGCTCCGTCGGGCACACGAACGTAAAATCCATCGGGTAGAAAAACAATACCACATACTTTTTCCCCTCGTACTGGCCGAGGGTGAAGTCCTGTACAATCTCGTTTCCGTTCACTACCGCCGTCGCACGGATGGCAGGCGCCTTTTTTCCTATCAAAGATTTCATATCTCCTTATGTTTTAATGAATGATTCCGGTTTATCCGATACAAAGATACAGACTCTTACTATAAGAATAACAAACAAGAGCACAATCCACGATTGTTATTTCTTATATACTCATAAGCAAAAAACATACCTTCGGAAAGGGGAAAAGCAAAAAGTCCCGCCGCCTCCCGAAAACGGTGCAAGGATGATTACCGACCGATGATGAAGATGGCAGGCCGCTTGTTGAGGTCGGGCCTCGGCCTGGAATGCCATACGGCTACCGGCAGGGTAAGAATGAATTCGGAGGATGCAGTGATGTCGGCTGCCACCGTCAGGCGCGTATGGGGCGAAAGCACTGCGAGCATCTCCTCCAGCAGTTTCGCATTGCGGTAGGGCGCTTCGATGAAGAGCTGCGACTGTCCCTCACCCAATGCCCTTTTTTCATACATCCGCAGGGCTTTTGCCCGCTCCGGCGGCTTGACGGGAAGATAGCCGTTGAAAGCAAACGACTGCCCGTTCTGCCCGGAGGCCATCAGCGCCAACAGGATGGAAGAGGGACCGACCAACGGCACCACCCGGATACCCGCCCGGTGGCACAGCGCTGCTATCTCCGCACCTGGGTCGGCTACGCCGGGAACTCCGGCTTCGGATATGAATCCGGCATCCCTGCCGCCGAATAGCGGTTCCAGCATGGACGGAAGTTCCTCGGGACGGGTGTGTTCGTTGCACTCCACGAAGGTCAGCTCCTCTACCGTGCGCCCCATCCCTCCGCGCCCGAGGAAACGGCGGGCCGAACGTACATTCTCCACGATGAAATAGTCGAGCGCCTCCACTACCGGCCGGTTCGCCTCCGGAAGGACGCCGTAATCCGTCCCTATCGGGCACGGTATCATATAAAGTTTTCCGTAAGAGGCCATCTCTCCGCTCCATTCGAACACCGGCGCCCGGTCTCCCTATTCCCCGCCGCGGCACGCCGTGCGGAGAGGCCGGCAGGTTCCATTTTACTCTTTCAGATAGATACGCTTTACCCGTTCCGACACGGAGGTCATGATTTCATAGGGAATGGTACCCAGCAGAACAGCCATATCCGAAACGGTATTGCCTGGCGTGCTGCCGAATACGGTCACCTCATCACCCTCCGAAACGTTCATTCCCGTCACGTCCACCATGCAGCTGTCCATGCAGATGCGCCCCACAATCGGAGCCGGCCTGCCGTTCACGAGCACGCTCCAGTTTCCGCATCCGAGCCGGCGGTCAAGTCCGTCCGCATACCCTATCGGAATGGTTGCCAGCCGCGAATCGCGCGCGAGCTTTCCGCTGCGGCCATACCCCACCGTCTCCGACTGCGCCAGTTCCTTCACCTGCACGATGCGCGTCAGCAGCCGGCTCACCGGACGCAGCGCCTCCCCCTCCGTACAACTGACGCCATAGAGTCCGATACCGAGACGGCACATGTCGAACCGCGCCTCCGGGAAACGCTCCATGCCGGCCGTATTCAGGATGTGCATCAGGGGACGGTAACCCAGACCGTCGGCAAGCGCCTGCACCGTCCGCCGGAAATAGTCTATCTGCGAACGGGTGAAGCCGTCCTCTTCGGGCATGTCGGCCGCCGCCAGATGGGAAAATACCGACCTTGCGGCTACGGCACCCGCTTCGCGCCGCAGAAAGGCGGCCAGCTCTGGCATATCCTCCATCCGGAATCCGAGGCGGTGCATCCCGGTGTCTATCTTGATGTGTACGGGCCAGGAGGTCTCCCCGGCATCCCGCACGGCCGCGATGAAACGCTCCAGCGACCGGAAATTGTATATCTCCGGTTCGAGACGGTTGGCTACCATCAGCGCAAAACTGTCCGAATCGGCATTCAGCACCACTATCGGCATGGCGATACCCTTCTCACGCAGCGTCACTCCTTCGTCGGCGAAAGCCACCGCAAGGTAGTTCACCCCCTGTTTGTCGAGCATGTCCGCCACTTCGAAATTTCCGTTGCCGTAACACGACGCTTTCACCATGGCCATCATCTTCACCCCGTCGCCCACCAGCGCACGGTAGTGATTGAGGTTGTGCCTCATGGCGTCGAGGTCCACCTCCAGCACAGTCGTATGGCTGCGGCGGTCGAGTTGATGCAGGATGCGGATGACCCCCGTGTCGGAGTTGCCGCGCAGCAGGATGGCCCGGCCCGCTATGCTGTCCTGCGTACAGTGACGGATAAACTCCTCCGCCGTGCGGTAGAACTCACTCCCCGCACCGAACGCGTCGCGGCACGCCGAGATACGTTCGCCGACGCCGACGAACCGTCCGATACCGGCACTCCTGACCATGGCGCCCACTTTGCCGTAAAGTTCCCAGTCGGGCATGGGGCTGAAGGGAATGTCCGACATGATAAGTACCTTCTCGCGGCTGCCGGCCACTCCGGTCAAATAGTCGAGCGCCATCGGCAGCGAATTGGCGTCGGTATTGTTCATGTCTGTCACGATGATGGAACCGGCGATTCCCTCCCGCATGCCGAGCCGCACGGCCACGGGCTGCAGCTCGGAAAGCTTCGGAACGACCGTCGCGGGCGGCACCCCCACCGCATCGTAAAAAGCGGTCACGAGCGCCTTGTTGCGGCGGGCCACCCCGTCTTCCCCCTCCTCGGGAAGCAGACATTCGTAAGGCAGGGCATCGCGCAGCTCCGCTTCGGGTGCTTTCGCCCGCAGCGCCTCCTCTATCAGCGGCTCGCCGCCGCAGTAGACGATGCTGCGGCATGTCGCGAAAAGCTGAGCCTTCTCCCGCATCTTCTGACGGTCGGACTGGAAATTCTCGCCGTGCTCCGGACCGAGATGGGTAAACACCCCTACGTCGGGCCGGATAATGGCCGCCAGCCGGTCCATCTCTCCCGGACGCGATATGCCCGCCTCGATGAGGGCGATGTCCTCGTTTCCGGTCATCATCAATATCGAAAGCGGCACGCCGAGCTGGGAATTGTAGCTGCGCGGACTGCGGAAAAGCGACACTCCCTCCGGGGCGGCCTGCGCTATCCACTCCTTCACGGTGGTCTTCCCGCTGGAACCGGTGATACCGACTACCGTTCCGCTGAACGACAGTCTGTAATGAGCCGCCAGGGCCTGCAGTCCGGCCAGCGACTTGTTCACACGCACGAATCCTGCACCCGGCCAGGCCGAAGCGTCCACCTCGCGCTCCACCATGAAACCGCGCACTCCCCGGCGGTACAGTTCGCCGATGTGGTCATGGCCGTCGTGGTTGCGGCCCCGTATCGCCACGAAGAGCGCGGCTCCATCCCTGGCAACACTCCGACGGCTGTCGGCCATCACGCTGCGGACAGTGACATCCTCGCCGCAGAACGTGCCTCCGCATATCGCGGCTATCTCGCTTACAGAATACTCCATCACTTACATTATTCTTTTCTACTTCCCGGACCGAAACCGCTGCCAAAAATTTTTTCCGTACAATTTTCGCACCGGAAAACCGCATCCGCCCCCGCCACATCCGCACGCACGGCGGCAACTGCCGACAGGGAGAAAGTGCGCCGCGACCCGTCTTGCGCGGATGCCGCTAAAATAGCACTTTTTGACGCGCCTTATCCCCTGCTGCGCTATTTTATTTCGCCCGCACGGGGACTACTGCCGGAACCGCACCACCGTAATACCCGCGCCTCCGCGGTCGGCATGGTCGTCCGTAGCGGAAGCCACCTCGCTCACGCTGCGCAGATAACGCCGTATCTCCTCCTTGAGCGCCCCGGTACCCTTGCCGTGCAGGATGCTCACCTCCGCCACCCCCACCATCAGGGCATCGTCGATGAAATCCTCCACCCGTTCGAGCGCCTCGGCGGCACGCATACCCCGCACGTCGATGTTGTCCTTGAAATTGAGGCGGCGCGACGCGATATCCACACTGACCACCGTACGTGCCCGCTCCGGCCTCACCTGCCGCTTATACTCCGAATTGGAGATGGCCTCCAACCGGTCGAGCGCCACCGTAGTCAATAACTGTCCGAAAGCCACCGTCGCCTTTTTCCCCTTGATTTCCGTCACCTCGCCGGCACCCTCCTGGCCCTTGATGCGCACCTTCCCGCCCACTTTTACTTCGAGCGTCTCCGGTTCCGCAGCCGGCTCCCGGGTCACCTCACCCTGCCGGGCCTTGCGTTCGCGGCGCTGTTGCTGGCGACGTTCCACCTTCTCCATTTCGCGGTCTATGCGAGCCTGTTCCTCCGGTGTCACCGCACGTTCCTCGACCTCCCGCTCCCGGAACTCGTCGAGCTCACGGCGGGCGAAGCGCGTCATCTCCTTCTCCGCCTGGGATTCCCTTATCACACGGATAGTATTCTCAATCTGCTTGTTGGCCTCGGCAACGAGGGCACGGGCCTCCTCCCGGGCTTCATGCAGGATACGGTTCCGCTCCTGCTTGATATCGGCAAGCTGACGTGCATAGGTCTGTTCCAGTTCCTCCACCTTTCGGTCCGTGATGCGTATCCGGTCGCGTTTCTGTTCCCAGTAGCGCCGGTCGCGGGCAATGTCGCGCAACTGCTTTTCCAGATTGATGTGGTCGCTGCCGGCCTTTCGGGAAGCCGCATCGATTATCTGCGCCGGCAGCCCTATCTTGCGGGCTATCTCCACGGCGA
Proteins encoded:
- a CDS encoding peroxiredoxin, producing the protein MKSLIGKKAPAIRATAVVNGNEIVQDFTLGQYEGKKYVVLFFYPMDFTFVCPTELHAFQEKLGEFEARGVQVVGCSVDSEYSHLAWLGQPRNRGGIEGVKYPIIADTTKTISENYGVLGGEYLSGEEDELLFEGGAPVAYRGLFLIDKGGIVRHMVINDLPLGRSVDEVIRMVDALQHFEEYGEVCPANWAKGKDAMSATGAGVSDYLSRH
- a CDS encoding SAM-dependent methyltransferase encodes the protein MASYGKLYMIPCPIGTDYGVLPEANRPVVEALDYFIVENVRSARRFLGRGGMGRTVEELTFVECNEHTRPEELPSMLEPLFGGRDAGFISEAGVPGVADPGAEIAALCHRAGIRVVPLVGPSSILLALMASGQNGQSFAFNGYLPVKPPERAKALRMYEKRALGEGQSQLFIEAPYRNAKLLEEMLAVLSPHTRLTVAADITASSEFILTLPVAVWHSRPRPDLNKRPAIFIIGR
- the alr gene encoding alanine racemase, whose protein sequence is MEYSVSEIAAICGGTFCGEDVTVRSVMADSRRSVARDGAALFVAIRGRNHDGHDHIGELYRRGVRGFMVEREVDASAWPGAGFVRVNKSLAGLQALAAHYRLSFSGTVVGITGSSGKTTVKEWIAQAAPEGVSLFRSPRSYNSQLGVPLSILMMTGNEDIALIEAGISRPGEMDRLAAIIRPDVGVFTHLGPEHGENFQSDRQKMREKAQLFATCRSIVYCGGEPLIEEALRAKAPEAELRDALPYECLLPEEGEDGVARRNKALVTAFYDAVGVPPATVVPKLSELQPVAVRLGMREGIAGSIIVTDMNNTDANSLPMALDYLTGVAGSREKVLIMSDIPFSPMPDWELYGKVGAMVRSAGIGRFVGVGERISACRDAFGAGSEFYRTAEEFIRHCTQDSIAGRAILLRGNSDTGVIRILHQLDRRSHTTVLEVDLDAMRHNLNHYRALVGDGVKMMAMVKASCYGNGNFEVADMLDKQGVNYLAVAFADEGVTLREKGIAMPIVVLNADSDSFALMVANRLEPEIYNFRSLERFIAAVRDAGETSWPVHIKIDTGMHRLGFRMEDMPELAAFLRREAGAVAARSVFSHLAAADMPEEDGFTRSQIDYFRRTVQALADGLGYRPLMHILNTAGMERFPEARFDMCRLGIGLYGVSCTEGEALRPVSRLLTRIVQVKELAQSETVGYGRSGKLARDSRLATIPIGYADGLDRRLGCGNWSVLVNGRPAPIVGRICMDSCMVDVTGMNVSEGDEVTVFGSTPGNTVSDMAVLLGTIPYEIMTSVSERVKRIYLKE